From the Periophthalmus magnuspinnatus isolate fPerMag1 chromosome 1, fPerMag1.2.pri, whole genome shotgun sequence genome, one window contains:
- the LOC129456148 gene encoding ladderlectin-like isoform X2, whose product MKTVVIFLLFAAVSFKATAAPAEEPVKTVEVKDEPKPEVAQVQMVEVKEEPKPEAVEDLPPLAPEVMSQYCLPGWGFFRGSCYLFNRNSNTWRSAANYCANFGATLASVHNPLEYNHFQYMVGSAGSSSAWIGGYHFESSWRWQDGSYFDYYNFMAGGSGTTYKCLRMNTQAGQGWYSSNCNTALPSICQIKVQC is encoded by the exons ATGAAaactgttgtgatttttcttctttttgcggCTGtttcatttaaagccacag CGGCCCCAGCAGAGGAGCCAGTTAAGACGGTGGAAGTGAAAGATGAGCCTAAACCAG AAGTGGCCCAGGTGCAGATGGTGGAAGTGAAAGAGGAGCCTAAACCAG AAGCTGTAGAGGACCTGCCTCCACTGGCCCCTGAAG TCATGTCTCAGTATTGTCTTCCTGGTTGGGGATTTTTCCGTGGAAGCTGCTATTTGTTCAACAGGAACTCAAACACTTGGAGATCCGCTGCG AATTACTGTGCAAACTTCGGGGCGACTCTGGCATCAGTGCACAACCCTCTGGAGTATAACCACTTCCAGTACATGGTGGGCAGTGCGGGCTCCTCCAGCGCCTGGATCGGAGGGTACCACTTTGAG AGCTCTTGGCGGTGGCAGGACGGCTCTTACTTTGACTATTACAACTTCATGGCCGGAGGCTCCGGTACAACCTACAAGTGTCTGAGGATGAACACTCAGG CTGGCCAAGGCTGGTACAGTTCAAACTGCAACACCGCCTTACCCTCCATCTGTCAGATAAAAGTCCAGTGCTAA
- the LOC117369554 gene encoding uncharacterized protein LOC117369554, producing MDSDVRRKIQGFLCLALVLCCCAWADGEVEPVDAKAGATVTFKWKKTFNPDEQLLWTFETSDRSIMIAKITYSEVRLSVLDQFQSRINLDKETGDLILSNLTVNDTGQYKQQRIGPFISYKLFKLTVYNPLSTPSVDIVQIHPGGCQPLLIECSTENSRNLSLSWFRGTVQLKNMSSVELARLSLPLELGLGETSKYICEAQNPMEKQSMNFDPNQLCLKKGETGSCHNELMVRLILSAIIGLVMIALVVDHLRIRN from the exons atggattcagaCGTTCGACGGAAAATACAAGGCTTTTTGTGCTTGGCTCTgg TTCTGTGCTGTTGTGCGTGGGCAGATGGTGAAGTGGAACCGGTCGATGCTAAAGCTGGAGCCACAGTGAcgtttaaatggaaaaaaacttTCAACCCGGATGAGCAGCTTTTATGGACTTTTGAAACATCTGACCGTTCCATAATGATCGCCAAAATCACTTATTCTGAAGTTCGACTCTCGGTTTTGGATCAGTTTCAGAGCAGAATTAATTTGGACAAAGAGACTGGAGACCTGATCCTGTCCAACCTGACTGTGAATGATACGGGACAGTACAAGCAGCAACGCATCGGACCATTCATCTCATACAAGTTATTTAAACTCACAGTCTACA ATCCCCTCTCCACACCCTCAGTCGACATTGTACAGATACATCCTGGAGGGTGCCAGCCGCTCCTGATCGAGTGCTCTACTGAAAACAGCAGAAACCTGAGCCTGTCCTGGTTCAGAGGGACAGTCCAACTCAAAAACATGTCCAGTGTTGAGTTAGCCCGGCTTTCTCTCCCTTTGGAGTTAGGGCTCGGTGAAACCAGCAAATACATCTGTGAAGCACAAAACCCAATGGAGAAACAGAGCATGAATTTTGACCCTAACCAGCTGTGTCTGAAGAAAGGAG AGACCGGCAGCTGCCATAATGAGCTCATGGTGAGATTGATCCTGTCTGCAATTATCGGTCTGGTTATGATTGCTCTTGTGGTCGACCACCTCAGGATCAGGAACTga
- the LOC117375877 gene encoding ladderlectin-like isoform X2 translates to MKTVVIFLLFAAVSFKATAAPAEEPVKTVEVKDEPKPEVAQVQMVEVKEEPKPEAVEDLPPLAPEVMSQYCLPGWGFFRGSCYLFNRNSNTWRSAANYCANFGATLAAVHNPLEYNHFQYMVGSAGCSSAWIGGYHFESSWRWQDGSYFDYYNFMAGGSGTTYKCLRMNTQAGQGWYSSNCNTALPSICQIKVQC, encoded by the exons ATGAAGACTGTTgtgatttttcttctttttgcggCTGtttcatttaaagccacag CGGCCCCAGCAGAGGAGCCAGTTAAGACGGTGGAAGTGAAAGATGAGCCTAAACCAG AAGTGGCCCAGGTGCAGATGGTGGAAGTGAAAGAGGAGCCTAAACCAG AAGCTGTAGAGGACCTGCCTCCACTGGCCCCTGAAG TCATGTCTCAGTATTGTCTTCCTGGTTGGGGATTTTTCCGTGGAAGCTGCTATTTGTTCAACAGGAACTCAAACACTTGGAGATCCGCTGCG AATTACTGTGCAAACTTCGGGGCGACTCTGGCAGCAGTGCACAACCCTCTGGAGTATAACCACTTCCAGTACATGGTGGGCAGTGCGGGCTGCTCCAGCGCCTGGATCGGAGGGTACCACTTTGAG AGCTCTTGGCGGTGGCAGGACGGCTCTTACTTTGACTATTACAACTTCATGGCCGGAGGCTCCGGTACAACCTACAAGTGTCTGAGGATGAACACTCAGG CTGGCCAAGGCTGGTACAGTTCAAACTGCAACACCGCCTTACCCTCCATCTGTCAGATAAAAGTCCAGTGCTAA
- the LOC117375877 gene encoding ladderlectin-like isoform X1, with product MKTVVIFLLFAAVSFKATAAPAEEPVKTVEVKDEPKPAEVAQVQMVEVKEEPKPEAVEDLPPLAPEVMSQYCLPGWGFFRGSCYLFNRNSNTWRSAANYCANFGATLAAVHNPLEYNHFQYMVGSAGCSSAWIGGYHFESSWRWQDGSYFDYYNFMAGGSGTTYKCLRMNTQAGQGWYSSNCNTALPSICQIKVQC from the exons ATGAAGACTGTTgtgatttttcttctttttgcggCTGtttcatttaaagccacag CGGCCCCAGCAGAGGAGCCAGTTAAGACGGTGGAAGTGAAAGATGAGCCTAAACCAG CAGAAGTGGCCCAGGTGCAGATGGTGGAAGTGAAAGAGGAGCCTAAACCAG AAGCTGTAGAGGACCTGCCTCCACTGGCCCCTGAAG TCATGTCTCAGTATTGTCTTCCTGGTTGGGGATTTTTCCGTGGAAGCTGCTATTTGTTCAACAGGAACTCAAACACTTGGAGATCCGCTGCG AATTACTGTGCAAACTTCGGGGCGACTCTGGCAGCAGTGCACAACCCTCTGGAGTATAACCACTTCCAGTACATGGTGGGCAGTGCGGGCTGCTCCAGCGCCTGGATCGGAGGGTACCACTTTGAG AGCTCTTGGCGGTGGCAGGACGGCTCTTACTTTGACTATTACAACTTCATGGCCGGAGGCTCCGGTACAACCTACAAGTGTCTGAGGATGAACACTCAGG CTGGCCAAGGCTGGTACAGTTCAAACTGCAACACCGCCTTACCCTCCATCTGTCAGATAAAAGTCCAGTGCTAA
- the LOC129456148 gene encoding ladderlectin-like isoform X1 has translation MKTVVIFLLFAAVSFKATAAPAEEPVKTVEVKDEPKPAEVAQVQMVEVKEEPKPEAVEDLPPLAPEVMSQYCLPGWGFFRGSCYLFNRNSNTWRSAANYCANFGATLASVHNPLEYNHFQYMVGSAGSSSAWIGGYHFESSWRWQDGSYFDYYNFMAGGSGTTYKCLRMNTQAGQGWYSSNCNTALPSICQIKVQC, from the exons ATGAAaactgttgtgatttttcttctttttgcggCTGtttcatttaaagccacag CGGCCCCAGCAGAGGAGCCAGTTAAGACGGTGGAAGTGAAAGATGAGCCTAAACCAG CAGAAGTGGCCCAGGTGCAGATGGTGGAAGTGAAAGAGGAGCCTAAACCAG AAGCTGTAGAGGACCTGCCTCCACTGGCCCCTGAAG TCATGTCTCAGTATTGTCTTCCTGGTTGGGGATTTTTCCGTGGAAGCTGCTATTTGTTCAACAGGAACTCAAACACTTGGAGATCCGCTGCG AATTACTGTGCAAACTTCGGGGCGACTCTGGCATCAGTGCACAACCCTCTGGAGTATAACCACTTCCAGTACATGGTGGGCAGTGCGGGCTCCTCCAGCGCCTGGATCGGAGGGTACCACTTTGAG AGCTCTTGGCGGTGGCAGGACGGCTCTTACTTTGACTATTACAACTTCATGGCCGGAGGCTCCGGTACAACCTACAAGTGTCTGAGGATGAACACTCAGG CTGGCCAAGGCTGGTACAGTTCAAACTGCAACACCGCCTTACCCTCCATCTGTCAGATAAAAGTCCAGTGCTAA
- the LOC117375864 gene encoding ladderlectin-like: MKTVVIFLLFAVALTATAAPAEEAPVQKVELKEEPKPAASVEVLVEEVEVKEEATPEADQALPPLAPEVHSQYCLPDWEFFRGNCYYMNRNFNSWSDAVSYCANFGGTLAAVHNPLEYNHLQYMVGRAGFANAWIGGYHFESSWRWQDGSYFDYYNFISGGSGTTHKCLTMNSQTGQGWFSSNCLFAVPSICQIKVQC; the protein is encoded by the exons ATGAAaactgttgtgatttttctCCTTTTTGCTGTCGCATTGACAGCCACAG CCGCCCCAGCAGAAGAGGCTCCTGTGCAAAAAGTGGAACTGAAAGAGGAGCCTAAACCAG cagCTTCAGTTGAAGTTCTagtagaggaggtggaggtgaaggaggaggctACACCAG AAGCTGATCAAGCCCTTCCTCCACTGGCCCCTGAAG TCCACTCACAATATTGCCTTCCTGATTGGGAGTTTTTTCGTGGAAACTGTTACTACATGAACAGAAACTTCAACTCTTGGAGCGACGCCGTG AGTTACTGTGCAAACTTCGGGGGGACTTTGGCAGCTGTGCACAACCCTCTGGAGTATAACCACCTCCAGTACATGGTGGGCAGAGCAGGCTTCGCCAACGCCTGGATTGGAGGGTACCACTTTGAG AGCTCTTGGCGGTGGCAGGACGGCTCTTACTTCGACTATTACAACTTCATAAGCGGAGGCTCCGGTACAACCCACAAGTGTCTGACGATGAACTCTCAGA CTGGTCAAGGCTGGTTCAGTTCAAACTGCCTCTTCGCTGTTCCCTCAATCTGTCAGATAAAAGTGCAGTGTTAA